The genomic interval ACTGCGGGTCCTCCGGCGCCGGGGCGCGGTCGGCGGCGGTGTCCGCAGCCACCAACGCCGTGAAGCGCTCGATCTCCTCGGCGAGCCGCTCTCCCTCATGCGGGTGGAAGGCGCCGACGAGCAGGTGTCCCGCCGGGATGCCGAGGGTCGCCAGAATGGCGCGCAGCGCACCGAGGCGCGCCTGGAAGCGGCTGTGGTCGAGGCCGTGGCGGCAGAGGTCGTGGGGGCACGACAGGACGGCGACGCCGTCCGCGCCCTGGCGGAACGCCTCCAGCACGAGGTCCTCGCCGACGCGCCCGATGCAGGCGGTC from bacterium carries:
- a CDS encoding hydrogenase iron-sulfur subunit is translated as MAKAAVRARKSAGGKTMAASKSAPKTIVKAEAKRKLKGKTAAATPAPRIVVFSCQWAPHYAFQSLYRRGRRGEGEAVRVMTACIGRVGEDLVLEAFRQGADGVAVLSCPHDLCRHGLDHSRFQARLGALRAILATLGIPAGHLLVGAFHPHEGERLAEEIERFTALVAADTAADRAPAPEDPQ